The Roseiconus lacunae genome has a segment encoding these proteins:
- a CDS encoding efflux RND transporter periplasmic adaptor subunit, giving the protein MACLVRRHRFFIIIAILVGMTGQTGSAVAADRIEVQSVLIRLTDEVNVPARAIGALKTVQVHEGDEVTTGQTLAQIDNTEAQLELAKANYELEIATLEANDDSAVIAAEKTVAHATRHFERLLNAKQSRNGSVSDSELDQARLELEKAECDVRQMQNDLDKAVVRHKLIGSQLAMAQRSVDIRKIIAPQSGVIVEVKHQPGEWVSPGETLFRLVNTDRLRVDGFIQAEVASNDLKGKKVLLEVLGVEQHSDTHIGHIVFVSPENDPVTEQVRVSAEFNNPDKILRPGLRAKMWIIRE; this is encoded by the coding sequence ATGGCTTGCTTGGTAAGACGACACCGATTCTTCATCATCATCGCCATCTTAGTGGGGATGACAGGACAAACCGGTTCCGCAGTCGCTGCCGATCGCATCGAAGTGCAATCGGTACTGATTCGGTTGACTGATGAAGTTAACGTCCCAGCGCGAGCCATCGGCGCACTCAAGACGGTGCAGGTACACGAGGGGGACGAGGTAACCACCGGCCAAACGTTGGCTCAGATCGATAATACCGAAGCACAACTAGAACTTGCCAAAGCAAACTATGAGCTGGAAATCGCAACTTTGGAGGCGAACGATGATTCAGCGGTTATTGCCGCCGAAAAAACAGTCGCCCACGCGACGCGGCATTTTGAACGTCTCCTGAATGCGAAGCAAAGTCGCAACGGCAGCGTGTCGGACTCTGAACTCGATCAAGCACGGCTGGAATTGGAGAAAGCAGAATGTGATGTCCGCCAGATGCAAAACGATTTGGACAAAGCAGTGGTTCGTCACAAGCTGATCGGAAGCCAACTCGCGATGGCTCAGCGGAGCGTCGACATTCGCAAGATTATTGCACCACAGTCAGGCGTCATTGTCGAAGTAAAACATCAACCAGGTGAATGGGTGAGTCCCGGTGAAACACTGTTCCGCTTGGTCAATACCGATCGCTTGCGAGTCGACGGATTCATCCAAGCCGAAGTCGCAAGTAATGATCTAAAGGGTAAGAAGGTGCTGCTCGAGGTCCTTGGCGTTGAGCAGCACTCCGACACCCACATCGGGCACATTGTTTTTGTGAGCCCCGAGAATGACCCGGTCACCGAACAAGTTCGTGTCTCGGCGGAATTCAATAACCCCGACAAAATTCTCAGACCGGGCCTTCGGGCAAAGATGTGGATCATCCGAGAATAG
- a CDS encoding HlyD family efflux transporter periplasmic adaptor subunit, with the protein MTNQLKSRPEHAPQEWSEIEAFVAGVTDLSRQPQSLAEFASNAIERTVELLDAIGGCIWLANSDGQFTNVGGSLSQNEEASLLSIENKSHLQFLEQTVSLGRVATKTAIRCDGKADLDSQGLLWIAAPCRIDDQTDAVVEVLQYAGLGTDAQLGHERLLSIVGQLTEAFAQRLKAREQDASLSMRQQREAFLREIHRSVDLNETVFRVVNEGRLLIGCDRLSLAIYRRNRLRVIAISGIDVIDRNSPLVATMARLLDAVGRSRHWLRYRASTDSLPPQLQEPIESYINQSNTEAFDAVPLIRDQASDALSDATVGKPSPDCIGVLLVEHFRGGDAPGLDDRISSIATLSTPALINSLAVDSLPLLGLAKRLRRAGDWAADSRLRLVIAVAVTITVCVALFTVPTTFYVRAKGEAVPKQRRHVFAPLDGEVVRMNFQKDHEVERGQPLIDLRNRSLELDLQRLNGDFRATEKRRLAIASARVQRTKQTDDRDQLQRNYAVDLAAEEQELSQQLESLEKQIALLQQQMNQLTIVSPLSGHLLTWDAKTLLADRPVVRGQRLLTVAKLDGEWQIEIKIPEREFGNLIQAYEIGSPLTVRCTTSDGAANAFEGALIDVSRRADVDVSGNVHSLARVSVPVRATLWLRPGMQLHCKIDCGERSVGYVWFHEIYETTRSWLAW; encoded by the coding sequence GTGACCAATCAGTTGAAATCCAGACCCGAACATGCACCGCAAGAGTGGTCGGAAATCGAAGCGTTTGTCGCTGGAGTCACCGATCTATCTCGGCAGCCACAGTCTTTAGCCGAATTTGCAAGCAACGCAATCGAGCGAACGGTTGAATTGCTTGACGCAATCGGGGGGTGTATCTGGCTGGCAAATTCTGACGGACAATTCACGAACGTTGGGGGCAGTCTTTCGCAAAACGAAGAGGCATCGCTGCTATCGATTGAGAACAAGTCGCACTTACAGTTTCTTGAACAAACGGTCTCTCTCGGTCGAGTCGCGACGAAGACCGCGATTCGCTGCGATGGCAAGGCTGATTTAGATTCCCAAGGACTCCTTTGGATAGCCGCACCCTGCCGAATCGATGACCAGACGGACGCAGTCGTCGAAGTCCTTCAATACGCTGGGCTGGGAACCGATGCGCAGCTTGGACACGAGCGTTTGCTTTCGATCGTCGGGCAATTGACGGAGGCCTTCGCACAACGCTTGAAGGCTCGCGAACAAGACGCTTCATTGTCGATGCGGCAACAGCGTGAAGCTTTTCTTCGAGAAATTCACCGCAGCGTCGACCTGAACGAGACCGTTTTCCGAGTTGTCAACGAGGGGCGTCTGTTGATCGGCTGTGATCGATTGAGTCTCGCCATTTACCGTCGCAATCGACTTCGAGTGATTGCGATCAGTGGTATCGACGTCATCGATCGCAACAGTCCTTTGGTTGCGACGATGGCTAGGTTGCTTGACGCGGTAGGGCGATCACGTCATTGGCTGCGCTATCGCGCGTCGACTGACAGCTTGCCGCCTCAGTTGCAGGAGCCGATCGAAAGCTACATCAACCAATCGAACACCGAAGCGTTCGATGCGGTACCGCTGATTCGGGATCAGGCGAGTGATGCTTTGTCAGATGCAACGGTGGGAAAGCCGTCGCCGGATTGCATTGGTGTACTCCTTGTTGAGCATTTCCGCGGTGGCGATGCTCCGGGACTGGACGATCGCATCAGTAGCATCGCCACGCTGTCGACGCCCGCATTGATTAATTCGCTCGCTGTCGATTCACTGCCCTTGCTCGGGCTTGCGAAACGTCTTCGTCGAGCGGGCGACTGGGCGGCAGATTCAAGACTGAGACTGGTCATCGCTGTGGCAGTGACCATCACAGTCTGCGTTGCGTTGTTCACTGTGCCGACCACTTTCTACGTCCGTGCCAAAGGTGAAGCTGTTCCGAAGCAACGGCGACACGTATTCGCGCCACTTGACGGAGAGGTGGTGCGGATGAACTTCCAAAAAGATCACGAGGTCGAACGTGGCCAACCGCTCATCGATCTACGTAATCGATCGCTCGAATTGGATCTACAACGCTTGAACGGTGACTTTCGAGCGACGGAGAAACGGCGACTCGCGATCGCATCCGCTCGTGTTCAGCGAACTAAACAGACGGATGATCGCGACCAACTCCAACGCAATTATGCGGTGGACCTTGCCGCCGAAGAGCAAGAACTGTCTCAACAGTTGGAGAGCCTAGAAAAGCAAATTGCCCTTTTGCAACAACAAATGAATCAGCTGACGATTGTCAGTCCTCTCTCGGGCCACTTATTAACTTGGGACGCAAAAACACTGTTGGCTGATCGTCCGGTTGTTCGCGGGCAACGACTATTGACGGTCGCAAAGTTGGACGGTGAATGGCAGATCGAAATCAAAATACCTGAACGAGAATTTGGGAACCTGATCCAGGCTTACGAGATCGGTTCGCCGCTGACGGTTCGTTGTACAACATCCGATGGTGCCGCAAACGCATTTGAAGGGGCGTTGATCGATGTCTCTAGACGGGCCGACGTTGACGTGTCGGGCAACGTTCATTCGCTCGCACGTGTTTCGGTCCCCGTTCGAGCGACACTTTGGCTTCGGCCCGGCATGCAGCTGCACTGCAAGATCGACTGTGGCGAACGCTCCGTTGGATATGTTTGGTTTCACGAAATCTACGAGACGACAAGATCATGGCTTGCTTGGTAA
- a CDS encoding TolC family protein, producing MASEASPLHMPTSGGNTSLASIETSLRPFSIRESRGEHWSAPEPWDLSVDELIQLALANGTVLRTLGARVIQSPDATSTIYEPALALTDPTEGVEAALSEFDARLRGDLFFEDNDRVLNSEFAGQGENFFKQYLTRYESSLSKQSASGTMYTLRHNFEADNNNSDRNLINDRAWAWNFEGEVRQPLLQGRSVAFNRIAGPNASPGIYNGVVIARLNADITVADLEIALRDFLSDVENAYWDLHFAYKDLQVKKDARDRTLQTYQLLKARQGLPGAEEDKLAQALEQYYRFEQEVQNSLAGRLVVGTRSFNGSGGGTFQGAGGVYVAERRLRMIAGLPINDGRLIRTTTEPSLVPITYDWSNVASNAICRRTELKRQRLNVSMRRQELLASRNFLLPRLDAIGRYRYRALGDNWLGREIVDNGSLIETDTHELLVGVSVDYPIGLRQASAAVRHAQLQLAREQSMLNELERQVVYGVSNAITEIDRAYVVLQSALNRENAARKQYEILVSESQTPIRQFNYNALLDAEQRFAEASSAANRARIQYALATKNINFEMGSLLAYYNIHLAGQSRIKPQKPSRRRLRTLLGKSWNHAVSHVPIQRPGGRQSTDSAIEVVSEPVVDPIESFDDQIAEIIDQELSSTR from the coding sequence GTGGCATCCGAAGCTTCGCCTCTGCACATGCCTACCTCAGGCGGGAACACCAGCTTGGCGTCGATCGAAACATCGCTTAGGCCGTTCTCGATTCGTGAAAGCCGAGGCGAGCATTGGTCGGCACCTGAACCGTGGGATCTATCGGTTGATGAGCTGATTCAGCTCGCCCTGGCCAACGGGACTGTGCTGCGCACCCTGGGGGCAAGAGTGATCCAATCCCCCGATGCCACGTCGACGATTTACGAACCGGCCTTGGCATTGACGGATCCAACGGAAGGTGTCGAGGCGGCGTTGAGCGAATTCGATGCTCGGCTTCGAGGCGACCTGTTTTTCGAAGACAACGACCGCGTCCTTAACAGTGAATTTGCCGGGCAAGGTGAGAACTTTTTCAAGCAATATTTGACGCGGTATGAGTCGAGCCTGAGTAAACAGTCGGCGTCGGGGACGATGTATACATTGCGTCATAACTTTGAGGCCGACAACAACAACTCAGACCGAAATTTGATCAATGATCGCGCTTGGGCATGGAACTTCGAAGGTGAAGTCCGCCAGCCGCTACTACAAGGTCGGTCGGTGGCGTTCAATCGTATCGCAGGTCCGAACGCGTCCCCAGGGATTTACAACGGAGTTGTGATTGCGCGTCTGAACGCCGACATTACCGTCGCGGACTTGGAAATCGCACTTAGGGATTTCTTAAGCGATGTTGAGAATGCGTACTGGGATCTGCATTTTGCCTATAAAGACTTGCAGGTAAAGAAGGACGCTCGAGATCGCACGCTTCAGACCTATCAATTGCTTAAAGCACGACAGGGCCTACCGGGTGCGGAGGAGGACAAGCTTGCCCAGGCACTTGAGCAATACTATCGCTTCGAGCAAGAGGTGCAGAACTCGCTCGCAGGACGCCTGGTTGTCGGCACTCGTTCGTTCAATGGCAGTGGAGGCGGCACATTTCAGGGGGCCGGCGGAGTCTACGTCGCCGAGCGTCGGCTTCGGATGATCGCAGGTTTGCCGATCAACGATGGGCGGTTGATTCGAACGACAACCGAACCGTCACTCGTTCCGATCACCTATGACTGGAGCAATGTGGCAAGCAACGCGATCTGCCGACGAACCGAGCTAAAGCGGCAACGACTAAATGTCAGCATGCGGCGGCAAGAGTTGTTGGCGAGTCGAAATTTTCTATTGCCGCGATTGGATGCCATCGGAAGGTATCGCTACCGGGCGCTGGGCGACAACTGGCTTGGTCGCGAGATTGTCGACAATGGCAGTCTGATCGAAACCGACACGCATGAATTATTAGTCGGCGTCAGCGTGGACTACCCGATCGGACTCCGTCAGGCTTCAGCGGCCGTGCGTCACGCGCAACTACAACTCGCCCGGGAGCAGTCAATGCTCAACGAACTCGAACGCCAAGTCGTCTACGGAGTCAGCAATGCGATCACAGAGATTGATCGTGCCTATGTGGTCCTTCAATCGGCTCTCAACCGTGAGAATGCGGCTCGCAAGCAGTATGAAATCCTTGTCAGTGAATCCCAAACCCCGATTCGGCAGTTCAACTACAACGCCTTATTGGATGCGGAGCAACGTTTTGCGGAAGCTTCAAGTGCCGCGAACAGAGCGCGGATTCAATATGCCCTGGCGACCAAAAACATCAACTTCGAAATGGGCTCGCTGCTGGCCTACTACAATATCCACCTGGCAGGACAATCTCGAATCAAGCCCCAAAAGCCATCGCGTCGTCGCCTAAGAACGCTGCTCGGAAAGAGCTGGAATCATGCCGTTTCGCATGTCCCAATTCAGCGTCCAGGGGGGCGACAGTCAACGGATAGCGCGATCGAAGTCGTGAGTGAGCCTGTCGTTGACCCGATCGAAAGCTTTGACGATCAGATCGCTGAAATCATCGATCAAGAACTGTCGTCGACTCGCTGA
- a CDS encoding DUF1552 domain-containing protein, producing the protein MAMKTPKLRRRFVLQSVAGSLALPGLSSLAAESTDRRTPLMATRGAGVGAPRFVAIGNLLGFQQKAFFPETVGKEFEETTLLKPLTDQREHLTVYRGLDHGIKGGHFAVHTFLSGVLHHESKHRADGNVTIDQFIADEVGKQTRFPSLTVGSEGGIHGGCQLSWTKSGIRVPPITGPAELFERLFVTDPKTVRQEKAKANTLQASILDSLLEEANSISSQVNREDRSKLDEYFTSIRDVEKRLQTRRQWVDEPKPDAPFEKPADRNTVEDLPLLYELIALALQTDSTRVATLEIGGSFLPQHLGIDNSYHSLSHHGNDEEVISKLITLETYQVEQFAAFLSRLAQIEDGDQTLLDSTAVLFGSGMGNGNSHTNTDLPVVLAGGGYATGEYKKVESKGPGKIPLCNLLLHLAQRMGVSAESFGTSSGTFA; encoded by the coding sequence ATGGCCATGAAAACTCCAAAACTTCGACGTCGATTCGTCCTGCAATCTGTTGCCGGCTCACTTGCGTTGCCCGGCCTCTCGTCATTGGCGGCTGAGTCCACCGATCGTCGGACACCCTTGATGGCGACGCGGGGTGCCGGAGTGGGCGCCCCACGATTTGTAGCAATCGGCAACTTGCTCGGTTTCCAACAAAAGGCGTTCTTTCCCGAAACAGTCGGAAAGGAATTTGAAGAAACGACGCTACTGAAACCGTTGACCGACCAACGCGAGCATCTGACCGTCTACCGGGGCTTGGACCACGGAATCAAAGGTGGCCACTTTGCCGTCCATACGTTTCTATCTGGTGTTCTGCATCACGAGTCCAAACATCGCGCCGACGGCAATGTCACGATCGATCAGTTCATCGCCGATGAAGTGGGCAAGCAAACACGGTTTCCTTCGTTGACGGTGGGTTCGGAAGGCGGCATTCACGGTGGATGTCAACTTTCCTGGACGAAATCGGGCATCCGCGTACCGCCGATTACCGGGCCGGCTGAGCTGTTTGAACGACTGTTTGTGACCGATCCGAAAACGGTTCGCCAGGAAAAAGCAAAAGCGAATACGCTGCAAGCATCAATCCTTGATTCACTACTAGAAGAAGCGAACTCGATCTCTAGTCAAGTCAACCGAGAGGACCGAAGCAAGCTTGACGAATACTTTACATCCATCCGTGACGTCGAAAAGCGACTGCAAACCCGGCGGCAGTGGGTCGACGAACCGAAACCAGATGCACCGTTCGAAAAACCAGCCGATCGTAATACCGTCGAAGACCTTCCGCTTCTCTATGAACTGATTGCATTGGCATTGCAAACGGATTCGACTCGCGTCGCGACCCTGGAAATCGGTGGGAGTTTTCTGCCGCAGCACCTGGGCATTGACAATTCCTATCACAGCCTTTCCCACCACGGGAATGACGAAGAAGTGATCTCTAAACTGATCACACTGGAAACGTATCAAGTGGAACAATTTGCCGCTTTCCTCTCGCGTCTCGCACAGATCGAAGACGGTGACCAAACCCTGCTTGACTCGACAGCAGTGCTCTTCGGAAGCGGCATGGGGAATGGCAATTCGCATACCAATACCGATTTGCCAGTCGTGCTCGCCGGCGGTGGCTATGCTACCGGGGAGTACAAAAAGGTCGAATCGAAAGGGCCCGGAAAGATTCCGTTGTGCAACCTGTTGCTGCACCTGGCCCAACGAATGGGGGTCAGCGCGGAATCGTTCGGGACCAGTAGCGGAACCTTTGCCTAG